The following proteins come from a genomic window of Miscanthus floridulus cultivar M001 chromosome 2, ASM1932011v1, whole genome shotgun sequence:
- the LOC136524820 gene encoding uncharacterized protein codes for MRPFLTAAWPCAILLILGSALQPPAVASSGAGRLEWQVLTRANFSSQIRLHPHVLLLATMPWYGESRSLMADIERLVGSNEELGRLKLMVVYRNSEKLLTDAIGAAEGIKVVYYQRSVQFKYQGKLRAHDILSAVRYIMSLKHEEAPFEVLHTREDVETFIESTDKSVILYESCGWFTRLAHGGSNQSYEAASSNNHTENVDISGKTMTRESDGPLELVIENEEQTLGVGGQLTGSPWKGGFALANESVSEQIGNTNDGYRKCTMQKFHQFESFYAKLTAIAREYLLPPEIAKFGLITERSLLPSLDVVNEGNQETWFVTTHHMGCKTCSVIAKDGDDLRSLVQSHHNLGIKEVSADESGREAIFPTNRPSVILFIDRLSHSSKVRDESKLVIKLLRQYVQNNYPFHASNGALSSSTSKTRSKAVPSLRNTGISDAYSQTARLSAWASELMALGDKTSVMVVNDGDSISYRSSSQGSGANPLYDVLTKLLHKARPGHRSKKTRISLVSRDDGLKMLSDDSEIKVVKSLSVEESEYKSTDDASATTDNSNDDITEVSVDETTAKETEYIDDGQAPSILDKSLATYPDEHDSARESNDTEMEDQSKSEASDMSVDLKEDVSNNADSSSEVGGMLHKHIAEKIQILEHDERNLYADQEESVSSNEQVDVSSVLSKKISKTEDDIYENTFDLSEGSEESDTRCPHHATCSSSRVRVRDDTDFTDQVTSSISDDRFAGAFYFSDGGYRLLRTLTGGSRIPSLVIIDPVQQKHYIFPEESEYSYASLQNYLDSFMNQSLSSYYRVTSSAISSKELPRPPFVNHDFHEANSIPQLTASSFCPLVFGPRGCDSKSEASSFSNTENIASGWNKDVMVLFSNSWCGFCQRAELVVRELHRSFKSFSSYSDSVSANAQDVHNEEKSEEYVMKGFPAIYMIDCTSNECHHLLKSAGMEELYPTLLLFPAENKSAIAYEGGMSVPHLIEFLESHLSNSRHLLEYKGFMWKKRMTTQHDAPQAIQFQVSDKGSGNVGSELSSHPDVVTGSILIATEKLGTAVPFDNAKVLIVSSDSHEGFHGLIINKRLSWGVFKDLDSSMEPIKHAPLFYGGPVVVQGYHLVSLSRVAWEGYMQVIPGVYYGNIVATSRVVTRIKLGEQSVEDLWFFLGYSGWGYSQLFDELSEGAWLVSGKPIEHLDWPKS; via the exons GGTATGGTGAGTCCAGATCACTGATGGCTGACATAGAACGTTTGGTTGGTTCCAATGAGGAGCTTGGTCGCCTCAAGCTGATGGTTGTATACAGGAATTCTGAAAAGTTGCTGACAGATGCTATTGGTGCTGCTGAAGGAATAAAGGTGGTATACTACCAACGTTCCGTGCAATTCAAATATCAAGGGAAGCTTCGTGCACATGATATACTGTCTGCAGTGCGCTATATCATGTCACTTAAGCATGAGGAGGCCCCTTTTGAGGTTTTGCATACACGAGAAGATGTGGAAACTTTCATTGAATCTACCGATAAATCTGTAATCCTTTATGAATCCTGTGGATGGTTCACCAGATTGGCTCATGGCGGGAGCAACCAAAGTTATGAGGCAGCTTCATCAAATAACCACACAGAAAATG TTGACATTTCTGGGAAGACAATGACCAGAGAATCAGATGGGCCACTAGAGCTT GTTATAGAGAATGAAGAACAAACCCTTGGAGTTGGAGGTCAGCTTACTGGTTCTCCTTGGAAAGGTGGTTTTGCCTTGGCAAACGAAAGTGTTTCTGAACAAATTGGAAACACAAATGATGGATATAGAAAGTGTACAATGCAAAAGTTCCATCAATTTGAAAGTTTCTATGCAAAGCTTACTGCTATAGCAAGAGAATATTTGCTTCCCCCAGAAATAGCTAAATTTGGTCTTATAACCGAAAGATCATTGTTGCCTTCACTGGATGTTGTTAATGAAGGCAACCAGGAGACATGGTTCGTCACCACTCATCATATGGGATGCAAAACTTGTTCAGTTATTGCGAAAGATGGCGATGATCTGAGAAGTCTAGTGCAATCCCACCATAATCTCGGCATTAAGGAG GTTAGTGCTGATGAAAGTGGTAGAGAGGCTATCTTCCCCACAAACAGGCCCTCTGTAATTCTATTTATTGATAGATTATCCCATTCTTCAAAAGTCAGAGATGAAAGCAAATTAGTCATCAAGTTACTAAGGCAGTATGTGCAAAATAATTACCCATTTCATGCCAGTAATGGGGCTCTAAGTAGCAGTACCTCCAAAACACGCTCAAAAGCTGTCCCTTCTTTGAGGAATACAGGTATCTCAGATGCCTATTCTCAAACAGCAAGGTTGAGTGCTTGGGCCTCTGAGCTTATGGCACTTGGGGACAAAACGTCAGTTATGGTGGTTAATGATGGAGATAGTATTTCTTACAGAAGTTCTAGCCAAGGTAGTGGTGCTAATCCTTTATACGATGTTCTGACTAAGTTGCTACACAAAGCAAGACCAGGGCATAGGTCAAAGAAAACAAGGATAAGTTTAGTTTCACGAGATGATGGCCTAAAGATGTTGTCAGATGATTCTGAAATCAAAGTGGTCAAGTCTCTATCAGTTGAAGAGAGTGAATACAAAAGTACTGACGATGCATCTGCCACTACAGATAATTCCAATGATGATATTACTGAAGTTTCTGTGGATGAAACCACAGCAAAAGAGACTGAATATATTGATGATGGACAGGCACCAAGTATACTTGATAAATCTCTGGCAACTTACCCTGATGAACATGATAGTGCTCGTGAATCTAATGATACAGAAATGGAGGACCAAAGCAAAAGTGAAGCTTCAGATATGAGTGTTGATCTTAAGGAAGATGTCTCCAATAATGCAGATAGTAGTAGTGAAGTTGGAGGTATGTTGCATAAACACATAGCCGAGAAAATTCAAATTTTGGAACATGATGAAAGAAACTTGTACGCTGACCAAGAGGAATCAGTATCATCAAACGAGCAAGTTGATGTATCTTCAGTCCTGAGTAAAAAAATCAGTAAAACTGAAGATGACATTTATGAAAACACATTCGATCTATCTGAAGGATCAGAAGAAAGTGATACAAGATGTCCCCATCATGCAACATGTAGCTCTTCCCGTGTTCGTGTAAGAGATGACACAGACTTTACTGATCAGGTAACTTCAAGTATATCTGATGACCGTTTTGCTGGTGCTTTCTACTTCTCTGATGGTGGTTACAGACTCCTGAGAACTTTAACTGGTGGATCAAGAATTCCGTCCCTGGTAATAATTGATCCAGTTCAACAAAAACATTATATATTTCCCGAGGAAAGCGAGTATAGCTATGCTTCTTTACAAAATTATCTTGACAGTTTTATGAATCAAAGTCTTTCTTCATATTACCGTGTTACCTCATCAGCTATAAGTTCGAAGGAGCTTCCAAGACCACCTTTTGTTAATCATGATTTCCATGAGGCAAATTCGATCCCACAGTTAACAGCAAGTAGTTTTTGTCCATTAGTCTTTGGACCCAGAGGTTGTGATTCAAAAAGTGAAGCATCATCATTTTCAAACACTGAAAATATTGCATCTGGTTGGAACAAGGATGTAATGGTGCTTTTCAGCAACTCTTGGTGTGGGTTTTGTCAGCGAGCAGAGCTGGTGGTCCGTGAGTTACACCGATCATTTAAGAGCTTTTCAAGCTATTCAGATTCTGTATCTGCAAATGCTCAAGATGTCCACAATGAAG AGAAAAGTGAAGAATATGTGATGAAGGGCTTTCCTGCGATTTACATGATAGACTGCACGTCAAATGAATGCCACCATTTACTAAAATCTGCAGGCATG GAAGAACTTTATCCGACATTATTACTTTTCCCTGCGGAGAACAAAAGTGCAATAGCATATGAAGGGGGAATGTCAGTGcctcatttaattgaatttttggaGTCTCACTTGAGCAATTCTCGCCATCTATTGGAATATAAAG GATTTATGTGGAAGAAGAGAATGACAACACAGCACGATGCACCACAGGCAATTCAGTTCCAAGTCAGTGATAAAGGCAGCGGCAATGTTGGTTCTGAGTTATCAAGTCATCCAGATGTCGTTACAGGATCCATCCTTATTGCCACTGAGAAGCTTGGGACCGCAGTTCCATTTGATAATGCCAAAGTGCTCATTGTGTCATCTGATTCTCATGAAGGCTTTCATGGTTTGATCATCAACAAGCGATTAAGCTGGGGTGTCTTCAAGGATCTGGATAGCTCGATGGAGCCTATTAAGCATGCCCCACTTTTCTATGGTGGGCCTGTCGTGGTGCAAGGTTATCACCTTGTGAGCTTGTCAAGAGTAGCCTGGGAGGGGTACATGCAAGTAATACCAGGCGTCTATTACGGGAACATAGTTGCCACAAGCCGGGTAGTCACACGGATCAAGTTGGGCGAGCAATCTGTCGAAGACCTGTGGTTCTTCCTAGGCTACTCGGGGTGGGGATACAGCCAACTTTTTGATGAACTATCTGAAGGAGCATGGCTTGTTAGTGGGAAGCCGATTGAGCATTTGGACTGGCCGAAGAGTTGA